Proteins encoded within one genomic window of Halorussus salilacus:
- the alaS gene encoding alanine--tRNA ligase has translation MSELEEEYRLDYFEDNDFVRKECSECGVHFWTRDLDRETCGEPPCEEYGFIDNPGFDEEYSLEEMREAFLSFFEENDHERIDPYPVAANRWRDDVLLTQASIYDFQPLVTSGETPPPANPLTISQPCIRMQDIDNVGKTGRHTMAFEMMAHHAFNAREDLEDPDEYAYQGEVYWKDETVEYCDEFFESMGADIEEITYIEDPWVGGGNAGPAIEVIYRGAELATLVFMSMEQDPDGEYEMKDGNRYSKMDTYIVDTGYGLERWTWMSQGTPTVYEAIYPEMISFLKENAGIDHTDEEAELVHRASKLAGHMDIDEAEDMEAARDNIADQLGVSTPELESLLEPLEDIYAIADHCRTLAYMLGDGIVPSNVGTGYLARMVLRRTKRLCDNVGVDAPLDELVDMQADRLGYQNRDTVRDIVRTEVEKYRETLEQGGRRVERLAKEYAEKGQPIPTDELVELYDSHGIQPDMVEEIAGDFGTEVEVPDDFYSLVAGRHDGGQAFEEETDEDERLADLPKTDRHYYEDQYGTDFEAVVLDVFERDEEGEAVYDVVLDQTMFYPEGGGQPSDRGTLSTDDRSVQVRDVQIRDGVILHRTDDEVDKGDIVRGKIDAERRRRLMRHHTATHIVVHAAREVLGDHVRQAGAQKGIDSSRIDVRHYERIDRETRNEIEMVANELVMENTSVQQEWPNRHEAEEEYGFDLYQGGIPAGTNIRLIHVAEDVQACGGTHVRRTGDVGTIKILNTERVQDGVERITFAAGEAAVEAGQRTEAALADAAEVLDVSPDEVPETAERFFEEWKDRGKQIEDLKEQLAAARASGGGGGEEVAVGDATAVIQRIDADMDELRATANALADEGKIAVIGSGADGAQFVVAVPDGVSVNAGEVVGELAARVGGGGGGPPDFAQGGGPDADKLDEALEDAPDVLKQVRNA, from the coding sequence ATGAGCGAACTCGAGGAGGAGTACCGCCTCGATTATTTCGAGGACAACGACTTCGTCCGAAAGGAGTGCTCCGAGTGCGGAGTCCACTTCTGGACGCGCGACCTCGACCGGGAGACCTGCGGGGAACCCCCGTGCGAGGAGTACGGCTTCATCGACAACCCGGGGTTCGACGAGGAGTACAGCTTAGAGGAGATGCGCGAGGCGTTCCTCTCGTTCTTCGAGGAGAACGACCACGAGCGCATCGACCCCTACCCCGTCGCGGCGAACCGGTGGCGCGACGACGTGCTGCTCACGCAGGCGTCCATCTACGACTTCCAGCCGCTGGTCACCTCCGGGGAGACCCCGCCGCCCGCCAACCCCCTGACCATCAGCCAGCCCTGCATCCGGATGCAGGACATCGACAACGTGGGCAAGACGGGCCGCCACACCATGGCGTTCGAGATGATGGCCCACCACGCGTTCAACGCCCGCGAGGACCTCGAAGACCCCGACGAGTACGCCTATCAGGGCGAGGTCTACTGGAAGGACGAGACGGTCGAGTACTGCGACGAGTTCTTCGAGTCGATGGGCGCGGACATCGAGGAGATCACCTACATCGAGGACCCGTGGGTCGGCGGCGGAAACGCCGGGCCCGCCATCGAGGTCATCTACCGCGGCGCGGAACTCGCCACGCTTGTCTTCATGTCGATGGAGCAGGACCCCGACGGCGAGTACGAGATGAAAGACGGCAACCGCTACTCGAAGATGGACACCTACATCGTCGACACCGGGTACGGGCTGGAGCGCTGGACGTGGATGTCCCAGGGCACCCCGACCGTCTACGAGGCCATCTATCCCGAGATGATCTCGTTCCTCAAGGAGAACGCTGGCATCGACCACACCGACGAGGAGGCCGAACTCGTCCATCGGGCCTCGAAGCTCGCGGGCCACATGGACATCGACGAGGCCGAGGACATGGAGGCCGCCCGCGACAACATCGCCGACCAGCTCGGCGTCTCGACGCCCGAACTGGAGTCCCTGCTCGAACCCCTCGAAGACATCTACGCCATCGCCGACCACTGCCGGACGCTGGCGTACATGCTCGGCGACGGCATCGTGCCCTCGAACGTCGGTACGGGGTATCTCGCCCGGATGGTCCTGCGCCGGACCAAGCGCCTCTGCGACAACGTCGGCGTGGACGCGCCACTTGACGAACTCGTGGACATGCAGGCCGACCGACTGGGCTACCAGAACCGCGACACGGTTCGGGACATCGTCCGGACCGAGGTCGAGAAGTACCGCGAGACGCTCGAACAGGGCGGTCGCCGGGTCGAGCGCCTCGCCAAGGAGTACGCCGAGAAGGGTCAGCCGATTCCGACCGACGAGCTGGTCGAGCTGTACGATTCGCACGGCATCCAGCCCGACATGGTCGAGGAGATAGCGGGCGACTTCGGCACCGAGGTCGAGGTCCCCGACGACTTCTACAGCCTCGTGGCCGGACGCCACGACGGCGGGCAGGCCTTCGAGGAAGAGACCGACGAGGACGAGCGACTCGCCGACCTGCCGAAGACCGACCGCCACTACTACGAGGACCAGTACGGCACCGACTTCGAGGCGGTCGTCCTCGACGTGTTCGAGCGCGACGAGGAGGGCGAGGCGGTCTACGACGTGGTGCTCGACCAGACGATGTTTTATCCCGAGGGCGGCGGCCAGCCCTCCGACCGCGGGACGCTCTCGACCGACGACAGGAGCGTGCAGGTCCGTGACGTCCAGATTCGGGACGGCGTCATCCTCCACCGCACCGACGACGAGGTCGACAAGGGCGACATCGTCCGCGGGAAGATAGACGCCGAGCGCCGCCGTCGGCTGATGCGCCACCACACCGCGACCCACATCGTGGTCCACGCCGCCCGCGAGGTGCTGGGCGACCACGTCCGGCAGGCGGGCGCACAGAAGGGCATCGATAGCTCGCGCATCGACGTGCGCCACTACGAGCGCATCGACCGCGAGACCAGAAACGAGATCGAGATGGTCGCAAACGAGCTCGTGATGGAGAACACGTCGGTCCAGCAGGAGTGGCCCAACCGCCACGAGGCCGAGGAGGAGTACGGCTTCGACCTCTATCAGGGCGGCATCCCGGCCGGGACCAACATCCGGCTCATCCACGTCGCCGAGGACGTGCAGGCCTGCGGCGGGACCCACGTCCGGCGCACGGGCGACGTCGGCACCATCAAGATACTGAACACCGAGCGCGTTCAGGACGGCGTCGAGCGCATCACGTTCGCGGCGGGCGAGGCCGCGGTCGAGGCGGGCCAGCGCACCGAGGCCGCGCTGGCCGACGCCGCCGAGGTGCTGGACGTCTCGCCCGACGAGGTGCCCGAGACCGCCGAGCGGTTCTTCGAGGAGTGGAAGGACCGGGGCAAGCAGATCGAGGACCTCAAAGAACAGCTCGCCGCCGCCCGCGCCTCCGGCGGGGGCGGCGGCGAGGAGGTCGCGGTCGGCGACGCCACCGCAGTAATCCAGCGCATAGACGCCGACATGGACGAGCTCCGCGCGACCGCCAACGCGCTCGCCGACGAGGGCAAAATCGCCGTCATCGGGAGCGGGGCCGACGGCGCGCAGTTCGTCGTCGCGGTCCCCGACGGCGTCTCGGTCAACGCCGGGGAGGTCGTCGGCGAACTCGCCGCGAGGGTCGGCGGCGGCGGGGGCGGTCCGCCGGACTTCGCGCAGGGCGGCGGTCCCGACGCCGACAAACTGGACGAGGCGCTGGAGGACGCTCCGGACGTGCTGAAGCAGGTCCGGAACGCGTAG
- a CDS encoding methyl-accepting chemotaxis protein, translating into MNGTDVSKQELRRTRDHDRTDRGADDDFDAEIDENGEYGDEAANEVKTSLVELHDSSKEISGQTHEITDLAREQSTGMAQVAEEVSDLSAAVEEIASSTEEVSSAGRQARKRAEDGQESAERAVETMEAIREAAESVAEDVQTIRESVAEIDDIVEVIDGIAEQTNLLALNANIEAARAGEAGDGFAVVADEIKTLAEESRQQASEIEAKVGGIQDDTETAVESLEDGTDQIDEGIDTVGEAVESLDEISGAVTEVSHGIEEVATATDQQAASTEEVASMVDQTAANAEEIADRTDEIAGEIDDQTDEIREINRAVEDLVEE; encoded by the coding sequence GTGAACGGTACCGACGTGAGCAAGCAGGAATTACGCAGAACCCGAGACCACGACCGGACCGACCGGGGCGCAGACGACGATTTCGACGCCGAAATCGACGAGAACGGTGAGTACGGCGACGAGGCCGCGAACGAGGTCAAGACCTCGCTCGTGGAACTCCACGACTCCTCGAAGGAGATATCGGGTCAGACCCACGAGATAACCGACCTCGCTCGCGAGCAGTCCACCGGGATGGCGCAGGTGGCCGAGGAGGTCTCGGACCTCAGCGCGGCGGTCGAGGAGATCGCGTCCTCGACCGAGGAGGTGTCCTCGGCGGGCAGACAGGCCCGAAAGCGGGCCGAGGACGGCCAAGAGTCGGCCGAGCGCGCGGTCGAGACGATGGAGGCCATCCGAGAGGCCGCCGAGAGCGTGGCCGAGGATGTTCAGACCATCCGCGAGAGCGTCGCCGAGATCGACGACATCGTCGAAGTCATCGACGGCATCGCCGAGCAGACCAACCTCCTCGCGCTCAACGCGAACATCGAGGCCGCCCGCGCGGGCGAGGCGGGCGACGGTTTCGCGGTCGTCGCCGACGAGATCAAGACGCTCGCCGAGGAGTCCCGACAGCAGGCCAGCGAGATAGAGGCGAAGGTCGGCGGCATCCAAGACGACACCGAGACCGCGGTCGAGAGCCTCGAGGACGGCACCGACCAGATAGACGAGGGCATCGACACCGTCGGCGAGGCGGTCGAGAGCCTCGACGAAATCTCGGGCGCGGTCACGGAGGTCAGTCACGGTATCGAGGAGGTCGCGACTGCGACCGACCAGCAGGCCGCCAGCACCGAGGAGGTCGCCAGCATGGTGGACCAGACCGCCGCGAACGCCGAGGAGATCGCCGACCGGACCGACGAGATCGCCGGGGAGATAGACGACCAGACCGACGAGATACGCGAGATCAACCGGGCGGTCGAAGACCTCGTCGAGGAGTGA
- a CDS encoding YhjD/YihY/BrkB family envelope integrity protein, translating into MGVRGRFWRFGRAVAREIRAHDVSLMAASIAYHAFISLLPLLVLLVFALSVVDSATLTATLVELTDSVLTPRAQAVLAESLTDDEARTRVSILGGATLVWGLFKIFRGLNVTFADLYGTDVEESVVVQIREGLVVVFALAVAVGVVTAASVALTLFPDLPYGRAFSPLFVVAGLAVAFFPIYYVFPDVDLSVREVVPGVLLAAVAWALLQSAFQSYVVYSARFEAYGALGSALLVVVWLYFSSLVLLLGAVVNVVLAGRTDDRPASPAASAARADRERAGRERVDRERAELARAYDELARAHEELDAENRRLRERVESLDEENERLKRENARLARRLRGRRWPVWTRAKRWLFGR; encoded by the coding sequence ATGGGGGTTCGGGGCCGTTTCTGGCGGTTCGGTCGGGCCGTCGCCCGCGAGATACGCGCACACGACGTCTCGTTGATGGCGGCCAGCATCGCGTACCACGCGTTCATCTCGCTGCTCCCGCTGCTGGTCCTCCTCGTCTTCGCGCTCTCGGTGGTCGACAGCGCGACGCTCACCGCCACCCTCGTCGAACTCACCGACTCGGTGCTCACGCCGCGAGCGCAGGCGGTGCTGGCCGAATCGCTCACCGACGACGAGGCCCGGACCCGGGTGTCCATCCTCGGGGGCGCGACACTGGTGTGGGGGCTGTTCAAGATATTCCGCGGGCTGAACGTCACCTTCGCCGACCTCTACGGCACCGACGTCGAGGAGTCGGTGGTCGTGCAGATTCGGGAGGGACTGGTCGTGGTGTTCGCGCTGGCGGTCGCGGTCGGGGTCGTGACCGCCGCGAGCGTCGCGCTCACCCTGTTTCCCGACCTGCCGTACGGGCGAGCGTTCAGCCCCCTGTTCGTCGTGGCGGGACTCGCGGTGGCGTTCTTCCCCATCTACTACGTCTTCCCCGACGTGGACCTGTCGGTGCGGGAGGTGGTCCCCGGCGTGCTCCTCGCGGCGGTGGCGTGGGCGCTCCTCCAGTCGGCGTTCCAGAGCTACGTCGTCTACTCCGCGCGGTTCGAGGCGTACGGCGCGCTCGGGAGCGCCCTCCTCGTGGTGGTGTGGCTGTACTTCAGCAGTCTCGTCCTCCTGCTGGGCGCGGTGGTGAACGTCGTACTGGCGGGCCGGACCGACGACCGGCCCGCCAGTCCCGCGGCGTCTGCGGCCCGCGCCGACCGCGAGCGGGCGGGCCGCGAACGCGTCGACCGCGAGCGCGCCGAACTCGCTCGCGCCTACGACGAACTCGCTCGTGCCCACGAGGAACTCGACGCCGAGAACCGCCGCCTCCGCGAGCGCGTCGAGTCGCTCGACGAGGAGAACGAGCGACTCAAGCGCGAGAACGCCCGACTGGCCCGGCGACTCCGGGGGCGTCGCTGGCCGGTGTGGACCCGGGCGAAGCGGTGGCTGTTCGGGCGGTGA